AACGACCTGCGGGGCATCGACTTGAGCGGTTGCCGGCTGCGGGAGACCAGCCTGGTGGAGACCGACCTGCGCAAGGCCCTGTTGCGTGGCGCCGACCTGTCCGGGGCTCGGACGACCGGCACCCGCCTCGACGACGCCGATCTGCGCGGCGCGACCGCGGATCCCGCGTTGTGGCGTACCGCGACACTGACCGGGGCGCGGGTGGATGTCCCGCAGGCCATGGCGTTCGCCCTGGCGCACGGGTTACGGCTGGATGCCGCATCCGACTAGCGCTTCAGCCGGATGCGCCACCACACGATGACGGAGTAGATCACCGACAGCGCGCCCAGCATCCCCATGTCGAGCAGCCACGCGCTGTCCTGGTGCGCCCAGTGGCTGTCCTTCGGGCCGACCGGTGCCAGGGCCCGCAGATTGACCGCGGCCGCCGATGCCGCGTAGCCCCAGCGCGACGGCATCAGCCAGGACAGCTGGTCGAGGAAGATCCGGCCGGTCACCGGAATCAAGCCGCCGGCGAGCACCAGCTGCAGCATCAGCGAGACCACCAGCAGCGGCATGATTTGTTCGTTGGACCGGGCGATCGACGACAGCACCATGCCGAGAATCGCCGAGGCCACGCACGTCGCGGCGACGGTGGCGAACAGCTCGAAACCAGGGTTGCCGAGCAGCAGCGCCGGCTGGGTGGGCGCGCCCTTGCCCAGCAGCACGATGCCTGTCACGATCACCGCCTGGACGATGGCGAAGGCGCAGAACACGCTGATCTTCGCGCTCAGGTAGGCCCCGGTGGACAGGCCCACCGCCTGCTCGCGCTGGAAGATCGGACGCTCGCCGATCAGGTCGCGGATCGTCAACGCGGTCCCCATGAAGACGGCGGCGATCGACAGCAGCGTCAGGATCTGTGCGGCCTCGTCGGGGGTCTCGCCGTTCGGGTCGGCGACGCCGAACCCGGTATCGCCGGGAACGGTCAGTGACAGCGCACCCAGGATGAAGGGCAGCACGGCCAGGAATGCGAAATAGGCGCGGTCGGAGATGATCAACCGGATCTGGCGCCGCGCGATCGTGGAGAACTGGCGCAGCCTGCTGGTGCGCGCCGGGGCGCCCAGATCGGCCGGCGTCTGCGCGCGGGTGGGTAGCGTGCGTTCCTGCCGTTCCAGGAAGCGGCGGTTGGCCTCGTCGGGATCGGCGCCGACCTTGGCGAAGATCTGGGCCCAGTTGGTGGTTCCCATCGCGTCGCCGATGTGGCCGGGTGGGCCCAGGAACGCGATCTTGCCGCCGGGCGCCATCAGCAGCACCTGGTCGCAGACGTCGAGATAGGTCAGCGAGTGCGTGACGACCAGGACGACGCGGCCGGCGTCGGCCAGTTGCCGCAGCATCGTCATCACCTGCAGGTCCAGCGCCGGGTCCAGCCCCGAGGTCGGCTCGTCGAGGATCAGCAGCGACGGTCCGGTCAGCAACTCGAGGGCCACCGAGGCGCGCTTGCGTTGCCCGCCCGACAGCTTGTCGACGCGGGTCTCGGCGTGCGGAGTCAGTCCCAGTTCGTCGAGGACCTGCGCGACGACCTGGTCGCGGTCGGCCTTGCTGGTGTCGGGCGGCAGCCGGAGTTCGGCGGCGTAGCCCAGCGCCTGGTTGACCGTCAGCTGGCGGTGCACGACGTCGTCCTGCGGGACCATGCCGATCCTGCTGCGCAGCGACGCGTAAGCGGTGTGGATGTTGTGGCCCTCGAAGGTGACCGCCCCGGCGGTCGGGGTGGTGTAGCCGGCGATCAACCGCGACAGCGTCGACTTCCCCGCGCCGGACCCGCCGATGATGGCGGTCAGCGTGCCGGGCCGGGCCGTCATCGAGATCTGCTGGAGCAGGTCCTTGCCGTTGATCGCGAAGCCGACCTGCCGCACCTCCAGGCCGCCGGCGCGGGTCGCCGCTTCCCGGCGGCGGGCCAGCATGCCGGCGGTGAACACCAGGTCGACGTTGCCGATGGTGACCACGTCGCCCTCGGACAGCAGGGCCTGCCCGACCCGGATGCCGTTGACGAACGTGCCGTTGATGCTGTTGGCGTCGCGGATCTCGATGCCCCCGGGTGTCGGTTCCAGGAACGCATGATGGCGCGACGCCAGCACGTCATGGATGACGATGTCGTTGTCCAGCTCACGACCGATCCAGGCGGTACCCCCGGTCCGCCCGTGCCCACCGGGTCCGACGACCTTCCATCCCCTGGTTGGAAGCCGCGATGTGTCGGCCCCCGCGGGTTGCGGCCCTCGGGTCGCATGGTTGGGGACGGCCCGGGTCGTCACGGTAGGCCGGACGATCGGCACGGCGGTGGTGTGCAGCGCGTCGGTGGGCCGACCCTGGTATCCGCCGGGCGGCGGCGGGATCGTCGGGACCGCCTGCGACGTCGGCGGCAGCAGACCGACCGTGCCCCGGTGATGTCCGACCGCGAAGGTGATCCGCGGCCCATCGGGGGCGCCGAGGTTGAGGGCTTGGCCGTCATGGATGTCGAGCGTCGGCACCCGCCGGCCGTCAGCGAAGACGCCGTTGCGCGAGTTGTTGTCCAGCGCAACCCATCTGCCGCGAT
The DNA window shown above is from Mycobacterium sp. Aquia_216 and carries:
- a CDS encoding ATP-binding cassette domain-containing protein, with protein sequence MNGPSQPVLTVRSNRSEVSFAPGGEVIVGSDVRADLRVAHPLVSRAHLLLRFDRGRWVALDNNSRNGVFADGRRVPTLDIHDGQALNLGAPDGPRITFAVGHHRGTVGLLPPTSQAVPTIPPPPGGYQGRPTDALHTTAVPIVRPTVTTRAVPNHATRGPQPAGADTSRLPTRGWKVVGPGGHGRTGGTAWIGRELDNDIVIHDVLASRHHAFLEPTPGGIEIRDANSINGTFVNGIRVGQALLSEGDVVTIGNVDLVFTAGMLARRREAATRAGGLEVRQVGFAINGKDLLQQISMTARPGTLTAIIGGSGAGKSTLSRLIAGYTTPTAGAVTFEGHNIHTAYASLRSRIGMVPQDDVVHRQLTVNQALGYAAELRLPPDTSKADRDQVVAQVLDELGLTPHAETRVDKLSGGQRKRASVALELLTGPSLLILDEPTSGLDPALDLQVMTMLRQLADAGRVVLVVTHSLTYLDVCDQVLLMAPGGKIAFLGPPGHIGDAMGTTNWAQIFAKVGADPDEANRRFLERQERTLPTRAQTPADLGAPARTSRLRQFSTIARRQIRLIISDRAYFAFLAVLPFILGALSLTVPGDTGFGVADPNGETPDEAAQILTLLSIAAVFMGTALTIRDLIGERPIFQREQAVGLSTGAYLSAKISVFCAFAIVQAVIVTGIVLLGKGAPTQPALLLGNPGFELFATVAATCVASAILGMVLSSIARSNEQIMPLLVVSLMLQLVLAGGLIPVTGRIFLDQLSWLMPSRWGYAASAAAVNLRALAPVGPKDSHWAHQDSAWLLDMGMLGALSVIYSVIVWWRIRLKR